A stretch of Malus sylvestris chromosome 11, drMalSylv7.2, whole genome shotgun sequence DNA encodes these proteins:
- the LOC126589786 gene encoding uncharacterized protein LOC126589786 gives MGQIVRRKKKGRPSKADLARRYNELPEKPTKKESDVRRSLRRRNVKYNIDYDDYVEEEDEEDEEEDERRREKKVKLVMKLDQRGNGSARDSHAQESGGEEDEEDGQSERKQLKRRRINGGDDSDRDDDGNDDDDEGDDDCEERGRKADSKRPDSPPGTPYDPHAVIPLPDKKMLELILDKLQKKDTYGVYAEPVDPEELPDYHEVIERPMDFATVRKQLANGSYSTLEQFEGDVFLICSNAMEYNSSDTIYYKQACSIQELAKRKFDRLRSNYERSEKELKLVQKTKANSLVKKQIKKPLSRTLQEPIGSDFSSGATLATAVDVQNVSLPVPTQGGGCERPSNIDGPVEGNSSLNEANVEKAEDMSSGKGLLSKVGRKPSVVDENRRATYNISTQPVVRSESVFTTFDGEIKQFVAVGLHAEYSYARSLARFSGSLGSLAWKIASKRIEQAVPDGCKFGRGWVGEFEPLPTPVLLVENSTQNQSALASKFYSCPELRKDDRTLRTSVPAKQHPVTRPVTEERQHSVSVPTSGGRPPFLDSPRGHYSEGKPTVIRPVGAKPNSTVNPQKNLQSRFIEREKKVQKEVELTSVPLVHPQKNLQSRFIEPEKKVQEAVELNSIASVNPPKNLQSRFIEPEKKVQKEVELNSIPSVNQNNANLIAEKQSSRRPEAEASRPRDTVSRNINLPQPVPCTMPDSNGTVNRGLPNGKYVSACLDNRMISPSDSDHSQMDRTAAFFPHKQVQGLSDPVQLMKKLAESNQKQQKSSSQSSIDTQPVGSSVPSIRRDDSGNAAAAAARAWMSIGAGTFNQPTEDLTTPKSQISADSLYNPARDFQPQISRVRGEFPTQFQNQNSFSFPTFLQQPVRMANEAQFQGRPTIFPQLAAADLSRFQAQSPWRGLSQHAQPRPRQKQESLPPDLNIGFQSPGSPVKQSSSLLVDSQQPDLALQL, from the exons ATGGGTCAGATcgtgaggaggaagaagaaggggagGCCATCGAAGGCAGATCTGGCTCGCCGGTACAACGAGCTGCCGGAAAAACCGACAAAGAAAGAGTCGGACGTCCGGCGGAGCCTCCGACGGAGAAATGTGAAGTACAATATCGACTACGACGACTACGTGGAGGAGGAAGAcgaggaagacgaagaagaagacgagaggaggagggagaagaaggtGAAGCTGGTGATGAAGCTCGACCAGAGGGGAAATGGCTCGGCGCGTGACTCCCACGCGCAGGAGTCGGGCGGcgaggaggatgaggaggacgGCCAGAGTGAGAGGAAGCAGCTGAAGAGGCGCCGGATTAACGGCGGCGATGATTCCGATAGAGATGATGACGGAAATGACGACGACGATGAGGGGGATGATGATTGCGAG GAACGGGGTCGGAAGGCTGACTCGAAGCGGCCTGATTCCCCTCCAG GAACGCCGTATGATCCTCATGCCGTGATTCCATTGCCGGATAAGAAAATGTTGGAGTTGATTCTTGACAAGCTTCAAAA GAAAGACACTTACGGTGTATATGCAGAACCAGTTGATCCTGAAGAA CTTCCTGATTATCATGAGGTCATTGAGCGTCCAATGGACTTTGCCACAGTGAGAAAGCAGTTAGCAAACGGATCGTATTCTACACTGGAACAATTTGAG GGTGATGTCTTTCTAATATGTTCAAATGCAATGGAATACAATTCATCAGATACGATATACTATAAACAG GCATGTTCAATACAAGAGCTGGCAAAGAGAAAATTTGATAGGTTGCGAAGTAACTATGAACGCTCGGAAAAGGAGCTCAAATTAGTGCAGAAAACAAAGGCCAATTCCTTAGTCAAGAAACAGATAAAGAAGCCTTTGTCCAGAACATTACAGGAACCCATTGGCTCTGATTTCTCCTCAGGTGCCACTCTTGCTACTGCTGTAGATGTCCAGAATGTTTCCCTTCCAGTTCCAACACAGGGTGGTGGTTGTGAGAGACCTAGCAACATTGACGGACCTGTAGAGGGTAATTCCTCTTTGAATGAAGCTAATGTGGAGAAGGCAGAAGATATGTCATCAG GGAAGGGTCTCCTATCGAAAGTTGGGAGGAAGCCATCTGTGGTTGATGAGAACCGCCGTGCAACCTACAATATTTCCACTCAGCCAGTGGTCAGATCAGAATCAGTATTTACTACCTTTGACGGTGAAATCAAGCAATTTGTGGCA GTTGGGCTTCATGCAGAATATTCATATGCTAGGAGCCTTGCTCGTTTTTCTGGAAGTCTTGGATCCCTTGCTTGGAAAATTGCATCAAAGAGGATTGAACAAGCAGTACCTGATGGGTGTAAATTTGGCCGTGGTTGGGTTGGAGAATTTGAGCCACTTCCAACCCCTGTATTACTGGTCGAAAATAGTACCCAAAATCAATCAGCTTTGGCTTCAAAGTTTTATTCATGCCCGGAATTGAGAAAGGATGACAGAACTCTCAGGACTTCAGTTCCTGCTAAGCAGCACCCTGTGACTAGGCCTGTTACAGAAGAGAGACAACACTCTGTTAGTGTGCCTACTTCAGGAGGGAGACCACCATTTCTTGATTCTCCTAGGGGGCATTACTCAGAAGGGAAACCGACTGTGATCCGTCCTGTTGGAGCAAAACCTAATTCCACAGTCAATCCACAGAAAAACCTGCAATCCCGGTTTATCGAGCGTGAGAAAAAGGTTCAAAAGGAAGTTGAGTTGACCTCTGTACCCTTAGTTCATCCACAGAAAAACCTGCAATCCCGGTTTATCGAGCCTGAGAAGAAGGTGCAAGAAGCAGTTGAATTGAACTCTATAGCCTCAGTTAATCCACCGAAAAACCTGCAATCTCGGTTTATTGAGCCTGAAAAGAAGGTTCAAAAGGAAGTTGAGTTGAACTCTATACCGTCAGTCAATCAAAATAATGCCAATCTTATTGCAGAAAAGCAATCATCAAGACGACCGGAGGCAGAAGCTTCCAGGCCCAGAGATACAGTTTCAAGGAACATAAATCTTCCACAACCTGTACCTTGTACGATGCCGGATTCTAATGGAACTGTTAACCGAGGGTTGCCTAATGGGAAATATGTGAGTGCGTGTCTGGACAACCGGATGATTAGTCCATCTGACAGTGATCATAGTCAAATGGATAGAACAGCAGCTTTCTTTCCTCATAAACAGGTGCAGGGTCTTAGCGACCCTGTACAGTTAATGAAAAAGCTGGCCGAAAGTAATCAAAAGCAACAGAAATCGTCAAGTCAATCATCAATTGATACTCAACCCGTTGGGTCATCGGTTCCATCAATAAGAAGAGATGATTCAGGCAATGCTGCAGCAGCTGCTGCTCGGGCTTGGATGTCTATAGGCGCTGGAACATTTAATCAGCCTACGGAGGATCTCACTACACCCAAAAGTCAGATATCTGCAGATTCATTATACAACCCAGCCCGGGACTTTCAGCCACAAATTTCACGAGTTCGGGGTGAGTTTCCAACGCAATTTCAGAATCAGAACAGCTTTTCATTTCCAACATTTTTACAGCAACCTGTTCGTATGGCGAATGAAGCACAGTTTCAAGGCCGACCTACAATTTTTCCACAGTTGGCAGCAGCTGACTTGTCTAGATTTCAAGCGCAGTCACCTTGGCGAGGTCTCAGTCAACATGCTCAGCCAAGACCAAGACAGAAACAGGAAAGCCTTCCTCCAGACTTGAATATCGGTTTCCAGTCCCCAGGGTCTCCGGTGAAACAGTCCTCTAGTCTTCTGGTCGACTCTCAGCAGCCGGACCTGGCGTTGCAACTCTGA